The DNA window CCTTTACTGAAAAATGTAGGTGTGACTTTATCCATAGACATGGCTTGTAAGATTCTAGGACCACCAAGAATGCCACCTAAAGCAGACGATAATGTAGCTCCCCAAATTCCAGCGACTACAGCAGGAGCGAAAAGAGCAATTTTCATTAGGATATTATAGTCCGTTTTTAATACTTCAGCATCTATTGTATATGCCATAAATACAGCTAGAAACAGATAGACGAGAAGACCAACACCTATGGCATATAAGGTGCCGCGAGGAATAGACCTCTTAGGGTTTTCTAGGTCACCACTCATTGCAATTCCAGCAGTGAAACCAGTAACTGCAGGGAAAAATACTGCAAATACAACTTCTAAAGGTACTGCGTTTTCGGTAGAGAAGAAATGAACTGTTGTTGGCACAAATTCAGTAGAACCAAAGCATATAGAAATAAGCGAAATACCAATTGCTGCAAGAATGATAAACTGTGTTTTAAGTGCTACCGAAGTACTTATTAAAGCTAAGATTGTAAGTGCAGAAAGCGCAATGGTTCCTGTGAGTCTTAAATCGCTTATAGTGGTTCCGAAGCCTAAATAGGCATTAAAACTTTCGGCAAAACCTATTAAATATAATGCAATAGAAAAGGCTGTGCCTACAAATAATGCAATGCCAATGGAACCTCCAATAGGGATTCCCATACTTCGCGATAAGACATAATAAATACCACCAGCACCAATTTTTTTATCTGTAGCAACAGATGAGACACTTAAGCCTGTAGTAACAGCAATGACATGAGCAATTATGATAATGACAATGGCTCCTATTAAGCCAGCATTACCAACAACCCAACCTAAACGCATATACATTATAACACCCAGAATGGTTAACACAGAAGGCGTGAAGACACCAGCGAAGGTTCCAAATTTCTTATTTTGTGGCATTATGATACTTGCATATTTAGAAGAAGGTAATTAGGAAGTGAATATAGGTATTCTTTTTATTATACGTGGAATATGTACGTATAATGCACTATTTACTGCCATTAAAAATCTGTATATTTAGTGCTTACTATATTAAGTGTCATCTTTTTAAATTCAATTTAATGTCGAATTTTAATTACTTTAATTTTATCAAAATTAGGTTTAAATGAAATTAACTGTCGATTTTATATTAGTAACAGGTATTTTATTGAGCAGTTTTGCGATAATAGGTGTTTTACGTCTTAATCAGAAAAAAACACCTCAGTATATATTGGTTGTCTTTTGGTTTTTGATTCTTAGTGTTATTGCTTATTTCTATGCGAGTTTACATGATTTAAAGATGCTTCAATTTATCATGTATTACTTAGAAAACGGCGTAAGGTTCTTAATTCCTCCATTGCTCTATTTATATGTGAAGTCCATTTTTATAGATGACCACAACTTACTAAAAAAGAGCCTGAAACATTTTATAGTGTTTGGCGTTTACTTTATTAGTTATACGATTCCTAAGTCATTGATTCCTGATTCAAATTACATTTATATGTATCAAGAATACATACCGAATTGGGCATTGGTTCAAGATATATTTGGAATTGTATATTTTATACTGTCACTAAAGCTATTTTATAAGGTGAGTCGCCTTATGAAGCAAAGCTATTCGAATATTGTGGAAAAGGAATTTTTATGGATTGAGAAGTTTCTGATTAGTTTCTTAATCGTTCTTATTGTTGATCTAATCATTACAATAACTGAAATGTACTTTGGTTATAATGTGGATTGGGATGGATATATTACTGTTTTGTTTATGATTATTGCGATGTCTTATCTCGGTTATTACGGGCTAAAACAATCTACAGTTTTTATTCCCAGTTTCTTAATACAGACTGATGATGAACAGGTAATTGAAGAGCAGAAACAGGCTTTGTATTTGAAAACGTCTGAGCATGATGCTTTGAAAGTTAAGTTTCAATCGTGTATGAAGGAGGACAAAATTTACTTGTCACCAGACTTGAATTTGAAAGTACTCGCCGATGCTATGGGAATTTCGGAACGGAAACTTTCAGCTTTTTTTAGTGAAGTTATGCACAGAAGTTTTTATGACTCTATAAATTTATTTCGAGTAGAAGAGGCCAAAACGCTTTTAAAATCTGATGTTGTAGAAAGTCATTCGATTACTGGAATTGGACTTACTTGCGGTTTTAGTTCTAAGAGTAGTTTTTATAGAATATTTAAAAAACGTACACAGATGTCGCCTTTAGCGTATAGGAAATCAGTATTAAAAGAGTCTCATCACACGTAATGAGACCATATAAATTTGTTTTGACTTTGTTATTTATTGGTAAACGCAGACTTTTGAATGTAAACAACACAGATATGAAAACAGTGACTCTATTACTTAGTATATTCTATTTTTCTTGTTCATTTGGACAAATAGCATCAAGCAAAATACTAGATCGTACGATTCCTGAGCTTGAGGAGTCTAGATTAGAGGATTCAAGTTTGAAATTTGATTCTATTATTAATCTATTAAACCGAATCTCAGATCGTGAACATGGAGGTGTATTTTCAGAACATGGAGATTTAAGAGGTTTGGTTGTTATAGAAAAAAACAAAATTGTATTAGAGGAAGGTTATAATTCCTTTTGGAGATTATCAATTAATGATGTGAGGTCTGCTGGTAAAAGCATTACAGCATTGTTATTAGGTGTTGCGATGCAAGATGGTTTGGTGGATCACTTAGACCAAGATGTGTATTCTTTTTTTTCGAAGGATGCCTATCCATCTGTCAATGAAGGTTATAAGAAGGTGAAACTCAAGCATCTGCTAAATATGACTTCTGGGTTGGATGCAGATACAGACGATTTTAATACCACTGGTCATGCAGGTCATTGGATAGCTAAAGATGATTGGAAAGATTACATTCTTAGTGTTTCGTTAACAGGAACTCCAGGAAAACAATGGGTATATGCAGATATTAATGCTGTTTTGATTGGCGCTATTATTGAGGAAACCTCTGGGATGAGTCTTAGGGATTATGCTAAGGAAAAACTTTTTGATCCTTTAGGAATCCAACAGTTTCATTGGTACACTAATGTTTCAAACCAAACAGGTGGTGCGGGAAATTTATTTTTATCGACTCTTGATTTTGCTAAACTTGGATTGATTGTTAGTAATCAAGGAAAATGTGGTGACACACAAATTATTGCTCCAGATTATATAAAACGCTTATCTGAAAGAACATTTGATTTGACTGATGCATTTGGGCTTGAAACCTATTATGGCATGCTATGGTATAAAAGTACTAAGGTTTTTGACGGCGACGCTATAGATTATATATACGCTTCTGGATATGGAGGGAATCATTTGGTTGTGGTTCCTGATAAAGAGCTTGTTATTGCGGTAAGCTCTGGTGCTTATGGTGAAAGGCACTCTCACCGAAGATCTTATGCGATTTGGAATAAGATTCTTGAGTCGTTTAAGTAAGGTTTAGTACTTTATGTTTGTTCTTAATGTGATTAGTTACTTTACGATATTATTTGTTTGTTCCTTAAGAATCACTCAAAGTGACGTTGTAGATGTGATTTTTTTAACTGCGTTTTAGTATCGAATTCAAAATGTATTTTGCATTCGATAATTTTATAACACTCCAACTTATTTTCTTGACTTTTTTATATTTTTGTTTATATAAAGCTGTCGTTTGATTAACCAGAAGTCTATCGCTATTTTACCTTTCGTTAACCATAGTAATACTATTGATAACGAGTACTTTTGTGATGGTATCACTGAAGAGATTATTAATGCATTAACTAAGGTTAAAGGCTTGAAGGTTACTGCTAGAACATCTTCGTTTGCATTTAAAAACACGACAAAAGATGTGAGGCATATTGGCAACCAATTAGGTGTTGCTACTGTACTTGAGGGTAGTATAAAAATCTTTAGGAATAAGATTAGAATTAACGTTCAGCTCATCAGAACTAGTGATGGTTTTCATACGTGGACTCAAAAATTTGACCGAGACCTAGAAGATCTCTTTGCACTTCAAGACGAGATTAGCCTTATTATAGCAGAACAAATAAGAGAGAATTTTGGACATTTAGATATTTCGGATCACATCTCAGTTATAGGTACCAAAAGCATTGACGCCTATAAATTATATTTAAAAGGACGCTCGTATCAACTTAATTGGGATTTAGACGATTACATTACAGCTATAGACTGCTATAAACAAAGTATAGCTATAGATCACAACTTTTATGATGCTTATTTTTCATTGAGTAGATCGTATGGTATTTTGGCAAGTTGGGGTTATATTGATAAATTAGAAGGAGAACAGTACGCCAGTACTTATTTAGCTCAAGGTATGCGTATTAATCCGACATCTTATTTGGGCTATTTTTCGACGTCGTCTATTATTTTTTGGAACCATTGGGATTATGCCAATGGAATTGTTAATTTTAGAAAGACCTTAAATATAAACCCTAGTTTTGCGATTGCCTACGAAGGAATTTCTGAAATATATATGGCCACAGGCGAATTAGAAAAGGCTATGCTTACTATTAATTTGGCATTAGATATTAGTCCGTTATCTCCTAATCATCATTTTACCAAAGGGAATATTTATTTCTTAAAGAAAGACTATGCAAATGCAATTATCTATTTGGATGAATGCTTAAAAATAGATCCAAATTTTACTTTAGCTATTGAAACAAAGCTTGCCTGCTTTATGCTAATGAATGATGCCATTAAGTATGGAAATTATGTGGCTACAATGCCACAGTTGATAAGTCCGAAAGTTTGTGAGGTGTTATTTAATTTGATGCATACAAAGACGATTTATACGTCACAAGATATTAAAGCCTTAGCTTTAGATGTTGATGCTAGTTTTAAAAGTATTTACCCTTGGCATTTTTATGCTCTGATATATTGCGGACAGATTGATAAGGCTTTACATATTTTTGAAGAGAAGGTTGCTTTAAAAATTGGGCAACTAGTAAATTTTAGGTTAGATCCTTTTTTAGAACCTTTACGCTCGTTTGCAAGTTATCAATCTATTGAGCAAGCACTTTTTTCAAATTATCAAATAGGAACTGTAGAAGAACCAATTATTGACGTGAAATTGGCAACTCAACCCATTCCTAATACAGAAATAGATGTCTATATAAAACTTTTGAAAAGGACAATACAAAAAGATAAGCTGTATCTGAGTTCTGGTTTTTCGTTAAAGGATCTAAGTGCGAGTATTAACTTGCATCCTAATAAATTGTCGTGGTTACTAAATGAACATTTATCTCTTAATTTTAACGAATTTATAAATAGGTACCGCTTGGAGCACTTTAAACTAGAGGTGCTTAAGCCAGAAAACTCCCATTACACCTTATTAGGAATTGCTTTTGAAAGCGGCTTCAATTCCAAAACTGTTTTTAATACCTTTTTCAAAAAAGAAACAGGACTTACGCCTCGGCAATGGGTTAAGTTACAATCCTAAGCAAATTTACATATTCAATAAAGTTCTGAATTTCATATAAAAGGTTCGGAATCATAATGTCGAACGACGCGTGTGTTGTTATGCAGCATATTTGCATCAAATAATTTTATTCAAACAAATAAAACGACAATTATGACAACAATTTCAAAACAATTGGTTCTTTTACTGATTTTGCTTTTAGGCATTTTTACATCTTGTTCTAACGATGATGATGCTATTTCTGGAGGCCAACAAAGAGATCCTATCGTAACTGCCGAAGATCTATCGGCTTATCTAGAGCATTTAGCAAATACTAATGCTGTTCCTGGGTTTTCAGTAAATGTAAGCTTAGGAAATACTATTGCATTTCAAGAGTCTTTTGGCTATGCCAATATTGCTAATCAGACACCTTACACCAACCAAACGTTAAACAATTTGGCTTCTGTAAGTAAAACATTTTTAGGAGCTGCAACGGCAAAGGCAATTGAGCAAGGTTACTTTACATTAGAAACTAATATTAATGATGTATTACCTGTGGCAGTTATTAATCCGAAACAGCCTAACGGTTCTATTAAAATAAAACACTTGGTTACTCATACATCTGGAATTGTAGATGTGCCTTCTACTTACGTTGCGAGTAACTATTACATATTACCAGGTGAAGATGTAACAACAAGTATTGGTAGCATTTTGGTAAATGATTTAGGAATGCAACAAATGCAGCAAGTGGCTTTAGGTGACTACTTATTAGAGATTTTTGACGAAGATGGAGATCTATACAATTTAGATAACTATTTAGATGCATTACCAGGAGAAACTTGGGCATACTCAAATGATGCAACGACCCTGTTAGGATATATTATTGAGTATGTGTCTGGTGAATCTTATGATGACTATGTGGCTAATCATATACTGAACCCTTTACAAATGTTTAATTCTACGTTTGATATGGATGCA is part of the Psychroserpens ponticola genome and encodes:
- a CDS encoding helix-turn-helix domain-containing protein, which translates into the protein MINQKSIAILPFVNHSNTIDNEYFCDGITEEIINALTKVKGLKVTARTSSFAFKNTTKDVRHIGNQLGVATVLEGSIKIFRNKIRINVQLIRTSDGFHTWTQKFDRDLEDLFALQDEISLIIAEQIRENFGHLDISDHISVIGTKSIDAYKLYLKGRSYQLNWDLDDYITAIDCYKQSIAIDHNFYDAYFSLSRSYGILASWGYIDKLEGEQYASTYLAQGMRINPTSYLGYFSTSSIIFWNHWDYANGIVNFRKTLNINPSFAIAYEGISEIYMATGELEKAMLTINLALDISPLSPNHHFTKGNIYFLKKDYANAIIYLDECLKIDPNFTLAIETKLACFMLMNDAIKYGNYVATMPQLISPKVCEVLFNLMHTKTIYTSQDIKALALDVDASFKSIYPWHFYALIYCGQIDKALHIFEEKVALKIGQLVNFRLDPFLEPLRSFASYQSIEQALFSNYQIGTVEEPIIDVKLATQPIPNTEIDVYIKLLKRTIQKDKLYLSSGFSLKDLSASINLHPNKLSWLLNEHLSLNFNEFINRYRLEHFKLEVLKPENSHYTLLGIAFESGFNSKTVFNTFFKKETGLTPRQWVKLQS
- a CDS encoding serine hydrolase domain-containing protein produces the protein MKTVTLLLSIFYFSCSFGQIASSKILDRTIPELEESRLEDSSLKFDSIINLLNRISDREHGGVFSEHGDLRGLVVIEKNKIVLEEGYNSFWRLSINDVRSAGKSITALLLGVAMQDGLVDHLDQDVYSFFSKDAYPSVNEGYKKVKLKHLLNMTSGLDADTDDFNTTGHAGHWIAKDDWKDYILSVSLTGTPGKQWVYADINAVLIGAIIEETSGMSLRDYAKEKLFDPLGIQQFHWYTNVSNQTGGAGNLFLSTLDFAKLGLIVSNQGKCGDTQIIAPDYIKRLSERTFDLTDAFGLETYYGMLWYKSTKVFDGDAIDYIYASGYGGNHLVVVPDKELVIAVSSGAYGERHSHRRSYAIWNKILESFK
- a CDS encoding AraC family transcriptional regulator gives rise to the protein MKLTVDFILVTGILLSSFAIIGVLRLNQKKTPQYILVVFWFLILSVIAYFYASLHDLKMLQFIMYYLENGVRFLIPPLLYLYVKSIFIDDHNLLKKSLKHFIVFGVYFISYTIPKSLIPDSNYIYMYQEYIPNWALVQDIFGIVYFILSLKLFYKVSRLMKQSYSNIVEKEFLWIEKFLISFLIVLIVDLIITITEMYFGYNVDWDGYITVLFMIIAMSYLGYYGLKQSTVFIPSFLIQTDDEQVIEEQKQALYLKTSEHDALKVKFQSCMKEDKIYLSPDLNLKVLADAMGISERKLSAFFSEVMHRSFYDSINLFRVEEAKTLLKSDVVESHSITGIGLTCGFSSKSSFYRIFKKRTQMSPLAYRKSVLKESHHT
- a CDS encoding serine hydrolase domain-containing protein encodes the protein MTTISKQLVLLLILLLGIFTSCSNDDDAISGGQQRDPIVTAEDLSAYLEHLANTNAVPGFSVNVSLGNTIAFQESFGYANIANQTPYTNQTLNNLASVSKTFLGAATAKAIEQGYFTLETNINDVLPVAVINPKQPNGSIKIKHLVTHTSGIVDVPSTYVASNYYILPGEDVTTSIGSILVNDLGMQQMQQVALGDYLLEIFDEDGDLYNLDNYLDALPGETWAYSNDATTLLGYIIEYVSGESYDDYVANHILNPLQMFNSTFDMDAVNFQIMATQYYDANSAFPRYGNHGYVEGGLHSNSDDMSKYLLDMMRGARGESGVLFSETYYDLLFEEQLADGIVPHQFAENHGLFWYMKDGNLMHGGNSLGVSTHLQLRQDGSSGFFIISNMDGTFNENDIKWETVKTGISDAIEEFISNN